From one Leptospira stimsonii genomic stretch:
- a CDS encoding tetratricopeptide repeat protein, with translation MRTFLISILIILISTLTGVIEARELVYAFREPGKPEKEKMILVGETVLYDKVKPIEEEGKNKNLDIGVDTRADLVTIKINYDPGLRVGQILYLIEKDFDHKNYKNGNIVAQIEIKSIFQTSFIGKRARGIGNLGLVKDRNLMVAAPLVSEKIESAIVERKKGDYHLSRNEIAESIRSYKHTISLDPSSPMGHFRLGLLYKKTGEAYISAGSEFSMAWKNRKRFGNAQEELEFYVEYIDYLNHKYETEGFKNSTILSKTMDVIQEAFKLTKVDSELLINSATTYYYLYREESKPGKSPSEASAKRKKSDTYFEISERLTRNADLLNPSDYRVHLLASKLYIDKITELTSESGQSSLGELEQVANFKRLLSESFEKYKTFKPASQPGDSYLLRAPALIGSF, from the coding sequence GTGAGAACCTTTCTGATTTCCATTCTTATAATTCTGATTTCCACACTGACGGGAGTTATCGAGGCTCGCGAACTCGTTTACGCGTTTCGAGAACCAGGGAAACCCGAAAAGGAAAAGATGATTCTCGTAGGAGAGACGGTTCTCTACGATAAAGTAAAACCGATCGAAGAAGAAGGAAAAAATAAGAATCTGGACATCGGCGTGGATACAAGAGCCGATCTTGTGACGATCAAGATCAATTACGATCCCGGTTTAAGAGTAGGACAAATTCTCTACCTAATAGAAAAAGATTTCGATCATAAGAATTACAAGAACGGAAACATCGTCGCGCAGATCGAAATCAAATCCATCTTTCAGACTTCATTTATCGGGAAAAGGGCAAGAGGAATCGGAAATCTAGGATTAGTAAAAGATAGGAATCTCATGGTGGCGGCTCCTCTCGTTTCTGAAAAAATCGAATCCGCAATCGTGGAAAGAAAAAAGGGAGACTACCACCTTTCTCGAAACGAAATCGCAGAATCCATACGTTCTTATAAACATACGATCAGTCTCGATCCTTCTTCTCCGATGGGTCATTTCCGTTTAGGATTGCTCTATAAAAAAACGGGGGAAGCTTATATCTCCGCGGGCTCCGAATTCTCCATGGCCTGGAAAAATCGAAAACGTTTCGGTAACGCTCAAGAAGAATTGGAATTCTATGTGGAATACATCGACTACTTAAATCATAAATATGAAACGGAAGGATTTAAGAATTCGACCATTCTTTCCAAGACGATGGATGTGATCCAAGAGGCGTTTAAATTAACCAAAGTAGACTCGGAACTTTTAATCAATTCCGCAACAACTTATTACTATCTTTATCGAGAAGAATCCAAACCGGGAAAATCTCCGAGTGAAGCGTCAGCAAAGAGAAAAAAATCCGACACTTATTTTGAGATTTCGGAAAGACTTACGAGAAACGCAGATCTTCTCAATCCGTCCGATTATCGCGTTCACCTTCTTGCGAGCAAACTTTACATAGACAAGATCACTGAACTCACTTCCGAATCCGGACAGAGTAGTCTTGGAGAATTGGAACAAGTAGCCAACTTTAAAAGATTGTTAAGCGAATCTTTCGAAAAGTATAAAACCTTTAAACCGGCTTCACAGCCCGGAGATTCGTATTTGTTGAGAGCGCCTGCATTAATCGGATCATTCTGA
- the mtnC gene encoding acireductone synthase has product MDLGPIQLFLFDIEGTTTPIEFVHKVLFPYSVQKMDSFFQTSGLEEEWKGKLLEEAKNDTTYDGKIGESAEELSAYCKYLVSVDRKSGPLKEIQGRIWKIGYETGELKSLMFPDVPEFLKRIQSAQKKAAVYSSGSVQAQKLIFEYSESGDLTKYFSGYFDTAVGGKRESSSYSKIAKELGVEPRKILFFTDIKEEADAAIGADLRAAILERPGNSKQAEHSYLRLSTFETLNPARS; this is encoded by the coding sequence TTGGATCTGGGACCTATTCAATTATTTTTATTCGACATAGAAGGAACGACCACGCCGATCGAGTTCGTCCATAAAGTTCTCTTTCCGTATTCCGTTCAGAAGATGGATTCTTTTTTTCAGACATCTGGATTGGAAGAAGAATGGAAAGGGAAACTTTTAGAGGAAGCGAAGAACGATACGACCTACGACGGAAAGATCGGAGAATCGGCGGAGGAACTCAGCGCCTATTGTAAATATCTCGTATCCGTGGATCGGAAGAGCGGACCGTTAAAGGAAATTCAAGGAAGAATTTGGAAGATCGGATATGAGACCGGAGAACTGAAAAGTCTCATGTTTCCCGATGTTCCCGAATTTTTAAAAAGAATTCAATCCGCACAAAAGAAGGCGGCTGTCTATTCTTCCGGAAGTGTTCAAGCGCAAAAGCTAATATTCGAATATTCCGAATCGGGAGATCTTACGAAATATTTTTCCGGTTATTTCGACACCGCAGTCGGCGGTAAAAGGGAATCCTCCAGTTATTCTAAGATCGCAAAAGAACTCGGGGTGGAACCGAGAAAAATTCTATTCTTTACGGATATAAAAGAAGAAGCGGACGCCGCGATCGGAGCCGATCTCAGAGCGGCAATTTTAGAAAGACCCGGAAATTCAAAACAAGCCGAACATTCGTATTTAAGGCTTTCCACGTTCGAAACCTTGAACCCGGCTCGCTCCTAA
- a CDS encoding MFS transporter: MEKKPSEQSLLRFFGLGELANHGWNAILAFWMIMGMAFFLFADQNLIAPNLRNIGASFGLNSQEDVDWYIGGVIPILFFILGGAVSVSMGYLSQKYSRKTLIIFSVFLGEIPCFLSGFATSYPEFVIYRTLTGFGLGGIFPLLFTVLGDYFSDKSRSTAAAYVSLSMGIGLGVGQLLGGILGNSDPINGWRMSFIYLSVPSFFFALIYWIFCKEPIRGGGETEWQGIADKFPEESFHLRWSDIRLLFQNKTNIGIFLQGIPGCVPWGVFFVFLVDYYETSYHLDKATATMLLTYAAIGVFAGTFFGGIIGQRIYNYNKRLLPIFCMTSIFLGILPCLYLLKAETIATSGTFIVVNLIAGFLISLTGPNVRATLINVNIPKNRSSMFALYNLTDDLGKGLGPAMSAVILGLTPGDRSLGLSISVLFWIPCALFWIMVLNNFEKDEKDVHDYLVQEAEKIRGTA, encoded by the coding sequence ATGGAAAAAAAACCCTCGGAACAAAGCCTACTTCGCTTTTTTGGGTTGGGAGAACTGGCAAATCACGGTTGGAACGCGATCCTCGCGTTTTGGATGATCATGGGAATGGCGTTCTTCCTCTTTGCGGATCAGAACCTAATCGCGCCTAACTTAAGAAACATTGGTGCTTCTTTTGGACTGAATAGTCAAGAAGACGTAGACTGGTATATAGGAGGGGTCATTCCGATTCTCTTTTTTATCCTGGGCGGAGCGGTTTCCGTGAGCATGGGATATTTATCACAAAAGTATTCCCGAAAGACTCTCATTATCTTTTCCGTCTTTTTAGGAGAGATTCCTTGTTTCCTTTCCGGGTTTGCGACGAGTTATCCCGAATTCGTAATCTATAGAACTTTGACCGGTTTTGGACTGGGCGGAATTTTCCCGCTCCTTTTCACGGTCCTCGGCGACTACTTTTCGGATAAGTCCAGATCCACCGCGGCGGCATACGTTTCTCTTTCGATGGGAATCGGACTCGGCGTAGGACAATTGTTAGGCGGTATTTTAGGAAACTCGGATCCGATCAACGGTTGGAGAATGAGTTTTATCTATCTTTCGGTTCCTTCTTTCTTTTTCGCACTCATCTATTGGATTTTTTGTAAAGAACCGATTCGAGGCGGTGGGGAAACGGAGTGGCAGGGAATTGCGGATAAATTTCCGGAAGAAAGTTTTCATCTACGTTGGAGCGATATTCGACTTCTTTTTCAAAACAAGACAAACATTGGAATCTTTCTGCAAGGAATTCCGGGTTGTGTTCCTTGGGGAGTTTTTTTCGTTTTCCTAGTGGACTATTACGAAACTTCGTATCATCTCGATAAGGCGACCGCGACGATGCTTCTCACCTACGCCGCGATCGGAGTTTTTGCCGGAACATTCTTCGGGGGAATTATCGGACAACGGATTTATAACTACAACAAGAGACTTCTTCCGATCTTTTGTATGACGAGCATCTTTCTCGGAATTCTACCTTGTCTCTATCTTTTAAAGGCGGAAACCATCGCGACCTCCGGAACGTTCATCGTCGTGAACCTGATCGCGGGATTTCTCATATCACTTACAGGACCGAACGTAAGAGCCACATTAATCAATGTGAATATTCCAAAAAACAGAAGTAGTATGTTCGCGCTGTATAATCTGACAGACGACTTGGGAAAAGGTTTGGGGCCTGCGATGAGCGCGGTTATCCTAGGTTTGACTCCCGGAGATCGTTCCCTCGGACTTTCGATTTCGGTACTATTTTGGATTCCCTGTGCATTGTTTTGGATCATGGTCTTGAATAATTTTGAAAAAGACGAAAAAGACGTACATGATTATTTGGTTCAAGAAGCAGAAAAGATAAGGGGAACCGCTTAA
- a CDS encoding alpha/beta hydrolase: MTFHHKEFYILSGSDKSKLYCQSWTKPNANRLLIFHHGFGEHSSRYTNLLRFFAKSDINFYSFDMRGHGRSEGRRGHADSFDQYVRDLSHFTSEVLKREQKDRFFLLGHSLGGAVALRYSQEGINQDNILGLILSSPALLVRMDFKKQLKKIAAGFLSKISPATTVDAELDLQFLSHDPDVIEAYRQDPLVHGKVSFRMGSELLEIGPKLIKKAGILRCPVLILHGQEDGIVDVNGSTELYKNLIYRNKRIKIYPGLYHELMNEFPEHREPVFQDIQAFLETLVRERILSDSKDSSPKLKKKTVNVGKKKSAV, from the coding sequence ATGACCTTTCACCACAAAGAATTCTACATTCTATCCGGCTCCGATAAATCAAAGTTATACTGTCAATCTTGGACAAAGCCTAACGCGAATCGTTTGCTGATCTTTCATCACGGATTTGGAGAACATAGCAGCCGTTATACGAACCTGCTCCGTTTTTTTGCGAAGAGCGACATCAATTTCTATTCTTTCGATATGAGAGGTCACGGAAGATCGGAAGGGAGAAGGGGGCACGCGGATTCTTTCGATCAATATGTTCGTGATCTTTCCCATTTTACCTCCGAGGTTCTAAAAAGGGAACAGAAGGATCGTTTTTTTCTTTTAGGTCATTCCCTGGGAGGTGCGGTTGCACTTCGTTATTCTCAGGAAGGAATCAATCAGGATAATATCTTGGGTTTGATTCTTTCGTCGCCCGCGCTCCTTGTAAGAATGGATTTTAAAAAACAGCTCAAAAAAATCGCCGCCGGTTTTCTGAGCAAAATTTCGCCTGCCACGACAGTCGACGCGGAGCTAGATCTTCAGTTCCTTTCTCACGATCCCGACGTGATCGAGGCCTATCGACAGGATCCTCTGGTTCATGGTAAGGTTTCTTTCAGAATGGGTTCCGAACTTTTAGAAATCGGTCCTAAGCTGATTAAGAAAGCGGGAATACTTCGTTGTCCGGTTCTGATTCTTCACGGTCAGGAAGACGGAATCGTGGATGTGAACGGTTCAACGGAACTTTATAAAAATCTAATTTATAGAAACAAAAGAATCAAAATCTATCCGGGTCTTTATCACGAATTGATGAACGAATTTCCGGAACACAGAGAGCCGGTCTTTCAGGATATTCAGGCGTTTTTGGAAACTTTGGTACGAGAAAGAATCCTTTCCGATTCAAAAGATTCTTCTCCGAAGCTGAAGAAAAAAACGGTGAACGTTGGAAAGAAAAAGAGCGCCGTTTAG
- a CDS encoding endonuclease/exonuclease/phosphatase family protein, with translation MSWFRKILAVLGILFGSFLILIYSITFHPDQAQPAEVKCAEDAPILKADSKIKVLVWNIQYLAGKKRVFWYDVPNADGPDIGPSREEIEITLKKITDYIRSENPDVILLQEVHDGAKNTFKENQLERILAGLDPSYACSSEAFYWKSAFVPHPKILGSVGMKLATISKFKISDGIRHSLPLMPADPISTQFNLKRAILQNDFPIEGGEKFTVLNTHLDAFSQGTDTMHKQVDTITGLLKELDLAGHAWVLGGDFNLLPPGFDRKTMHPNGAFFYSDEQEIKPLFDHWSSAVPLDILNGPEKAKYFTHFSNDPAIGKPDRTIDYIFYSSNLRQSAYRVDQGETVWDISDHFPQIGTYVLK, from the coding sequence ATGTCTTGGTTTCGAAAAATATTGGCGGTATTGGGAATTCTTTTCGGTTCCTTTTTGATTCTTATTTACTCTATCACGTTCCATCCAGATCAGGCGCAACCCGCCGAAGTAAAATGCGCCGAAGACGCTCCAATTTTAAAAGCCGATTCTAAGATTAAGGTTCTTGTCTGGAACATACAATACCTCGCTGGCAAAAAGAGAGTCTTCTGGTATGACGTTCCGAACGCAGACGGTCCCGATATCGGACCTTCTCGAGAAGAAATCGAAATCACTCTCAAAAAAATCACCGATTATATACGATCTGAAAATCCGGATGTGATTCTCTTGCAAGAGGTGCATGACGGAGCGAAGAATACTTTCAAAGAAAATCAGTTGGAAAGAATTCTTGCCGGACTGGATCCCTCCTACGCCTGCAGTAGCGAGGCTTTTTACTGGAAATCGGCATTTGTACCTCATCCGAAAATTCTCGGAAGTGTGGGAATGAAACTCGCAACGATCAGCAAGTTTAAGATTTCGGACGGAATCAGGCATTCTCTTCCGTTGATGCCGGCCGATCCGATTTCGACTCAGTTCAATTTGAAACGTGCGATTCTTCAAAATGATTTTCCGATCGAAGGAGGGGAGAAGTTCACCGTATTGAACACACATTTGGACGCCTTTTCCCAAGGGACGGATACGATGCACAAACAAGTGGATACGATCACCGGGCTTCTCAAGGAATTGGATCTCGCGGGTCATGCTTGGGTGTTAGGCGGAGACTTCAACCTGCTTCCTCCCGGCTTTGATCGAAAGACGATGCATCCGAACGGAGCTTTCTTTTATTCGGACGAACAAGAAATCAAGCCGTTGTTTGATCATTGGAGTTCGGCTGTTCCATTAGATATTTTGAATGGACCTGAGAAAGCGAAATACTTTACTCATTTTTCGAACGATCCGGCGATCGGAAAACCGGATCGAACGATCGATTATATCTTTTATTCTTCTAATCTGAGACAGAGCGCGTATCGGGTGGACCAAGGAGAAACGGTCTGGGATATCAGCGATCACTTTCCGCAGATCGGAACGTATGTTTTGAAGTAG
- a CDS encoding VOC family protein, which produces MRPFKILGIQQIAVGGEDKKKLETFWVDILGLEKTGTFRSEKENVDEDILRIGKGPFAVEVDIMQPIDANKSPKVHEPKLNHIGLWVDDIHKAVEWLTAKGVRFTPGGVRKGAAGYDVCFIHPKGNEEFPYCSEGVLVELVQAPADVIAALR; this is translated from the coding sequence ATGAGACCATTTAAGATATTAGGAATTCAGCAGATCGCAGTCGGCGGAGAAGACAAGAAAAAACTCGAAACGTTTTGGGTCGACATTCTCGGATTGGAAAAAACGGGAACCTTTCGAAGCGAGAAAGAAAACGTAGACGAAGATATTCTAAGAATCGGAAAGGGACCATTCGCGGTCGAAGTCGATATCATGCAACCGATCGACGCAAACAAAAGCCCGAAAGTGCACGAACCGAAACTCAATCATATCGGACTCTGGGTGGATGATATTCACAAAGCGGTCGAATGGTTAACGGCAAAAGGAGTTCGTTTTACACCGGGAGGCGTACGGAAAGGCGCGGCCGGTTACGACGTATGTTTTATTCATCCCAAAGGAAACGAGGAGTTTCCTTATTGTTCCGAAGGTGTTCTCGTGGAATTGGTCCAAGCGCCGGCAGACGTAATCGCCGCTCTTCGTTAG
- a CDS encoding adenylate/guanylate cyclase domain-containing protein, with product MEPASPAQKDFNSFFENEFQLLNEVNETLDKKDSLQKDDLIQELKKIGDAYESLLKQSSKLMKIGDSTQNRLIKTQTELQDSNQRLVSSYQNLKQLSEIGQMITASLEPKIILTSVYENTKSMISMNILAFGILEEGKNEIKYKFSLIEGRYTPAPSVDSLSEENPSSFCYNQNQELITNDLEKDFPQYVSPIQKHFGEKTSSVVYLPLKVEERFIGILTIQSYEKNAFNENQLSILRTLANYVAIGVDNADAYKTLSKRNRELKDSLEKINVLNEGLEKERQKSESLLLNILPKAIAERLKSGEGVIADYIPNSTVLFADIVGFSKLSTQIPTPNQLVEILNQIFTCFDDIASKYQLEKIKTIGDCYMMAGGIPNPTTDHAEKIALAGIEMISGLKDLQKSWKYEFNIRIGIHTGDVVAGVIGKNKFVYDLWGDSVNTASRMESHGQPGKINCSEATYEALKDLFEFEDRGIIEIKGKGPMRTFFLLGKK from the coding sequence ATGGAACCAGCGTCTCCAGCGCAGAAGGATTTTAATTCTTTTTTTGAAAACGAGTTTCAGTTATTAAACGAAGTCAACGAAACCCTTGATAAAAAAGATTCTCTTCAGAAAGACGATCTGATCCAGGAATTAAAAAAAATCGGAGACGCTTACGAATCCCTTTTAAAACAATCTTCGAAACTGATGAAAATCGGCGATTCGACTCAGAATCGTCTGATCAAAACTCAAACCGAACTTCAAGATTCCAACCAAAGATTGGTTTCCTCTTATCAAAACCTAAAACAGCTGAGCGAGATCGGCCAGATGATCACCGCAAGTTTGGAACCGAAGATCATTCTCACTTCCGTTTATGAAAACACGAAGTCGATGATCTCGATGAACATCCTTGCGTTTGGGATTTTGGAGGAAGGTAAGAATGAGATTAAATATAAGTTCAGCCTGATCGAAGGTCGTTATACTCCCGCTCCTTCTGTGGATTCTTTGTCCGAAGAAAATCCTTCTTCCTTTTGTTATAATCAAAACCAGGAACTGATCACGAACGATCTCGAAAAAGATTTTCCACAGTATGTTTCCCCGATCCAGAAACATTTCGGGGAAAAGACCAGTTCCGTAGTATATCTTCCACTTAAAGTGGAAGAAAGATTTATCGGAATTCTTACGATCCAGAGTTACGAGAAAAATGCGTTTAACGAAAACCAACTCAGCATTTTAAGAACGCTTGCAAACTACGTCGCGATCGGAGTGGATAACGCGGACGCCTACAAAACTCTTTCCAAAAGAAACCGAGAACTCAAGGATTCTCTGGAAAAGATCAACGTGTTAAACGAAGGTCTGGAAAAAGAAAGACAGAAGTCGGAAAGCCTTCTTCTCAACATTCTTCCCAAAGCGATCGCGGAAAGATTGAAGAGCGGTGAAGGGGTGATCGCGGATTATATTCCGAACTCCACCGTTCTTTTCGCGGACATCGTGGGTTTTTCCAAACTCTCCACTCAGATCCCGACTCCGAATCAATTGGTCGAGATCCTCAATCAGATCTTCACATGTTTCGACGATATCGCGAGCAAATATCAACTCGAGAAGATCAAGACGATCGGAGATTGTTATATGATGGCGGGAGGAATTCCGAACCCGACGACGGATCACGCCGAAAAGATCGCGTTAGCCGGAATCGAAATGATTTCCGGTCTGAAAGATCTTCAGAAGTCCTGGAAATACGAATTCAATATCCGAATCGGAATTCACACGGGCGACGTAGTCGCCGGCGTAATCGGAAAAAACAAGTTCGTCTACGACCTCTGGGGAGATTCGGTGAATACCGCTTCCAGAATGGAATCCCACGGTCAACCTGGAAAGATCAATTGTTCCGAAGCTACGTATGAGGCTCTCAAAGATCTTTTCGAATTCGAAGACAGAGGAATCATCGAGATCAAAGGAAAGGGTCCGATGAGAACCTTTTTCCTTCTGGGTAAAAAATAA
- a CDS encoding DUF1987 domain-containing protein, giving the protein MESLHIQQTKTSPEVILDTEKGVVEIIGESYPENAIAFYKPVFDWLNSTMGNKTAIQVKFQLDYFNTSSSKVIMDILDSLQKYHDQSGKVKVLWLYKEDDDDMQETGEEFSSDLSLPFELKSYK; this is encoded by the coding sequence ATGGAATCTTTACATATCCAACAGACCAAAACTTCTCCAGAGGTTATTTTGGACACTGAGAAAGGAGTGGTGGAAATCATCGGAGAATCTTATCCGGAAAACGCGATCGCTTTCTACAAGCCGGTATTCGACTGGCTCAACTCCACGATGGGAAATAAGACCGCAATCCAAGTAAAATTTCAGTTGGACTATTTTAATACGAGCTCTTCGAAAGTGATCATGGACATTTTGGACTCCCTTCAGAAATATCACGATCAAAGCGGAAAGGTTAAAGTCCTCTGGTTGTATAAAGAAGACGACGACGATATGCAGGAAACCGGTGAAGAATTTTCGTCCGATCTTTCTCTGCCGTTCGAACTCAAATCCTACAAATAA